The following coding sequences are from one Calypte anna isolate BGI_N300 chromosome 18, bCalAnn1_v1.p, whole genome shotgun sequence window:
- the CACNG5 gene encoding voltage-dependent calcium channel gamma-5 subunit: MSTCGRKALTLLSSIFTVCGLGLLGISVSTDYWLYLEEGIIQPQNQTVEIKLSLHSGLWRVCFLTGEERGRCFTIEYVMPMNIQLTSESTVNVLKMIRSATPFPLVSLFFMFIGFILSNIGHIRPHRTILAFVSGIFFILSGLSLVVGLVLYISSINDEMLNRTKDSETFFNYKYGWSFAFSAISFLLTESAGVMSVYLFMKRYTAEDLYRPHPGFYRPRLSNCSDFSGQFLHPDAWARGRSPSDISSEASLQMNTSYPALLKCPDYDQMSSSPC; this comes from the exons ATGAGCACCTGTGGCAGGAAGGCGCTGaccctgctcagcagcatcttcaCCGTCTGCGGCCTCGGCCTCCTGGGCATCTCTGTCAGCACTGATTATTGGCTCTACCTGGAGGAGGGCATCATCCAGCCCCAAAACCAAACGGTGGAAATCAAGCTCTCTCTGCACTCTGGGCTCTGGAGGGTCTGCTTTCTGACAG GGGAAGAACGTGGCCGGTGCTTCACCATCGAATATGTGATGCCCATGAACATCCAGCTGACATCTGAATCCACAGTCAACGTCCTCA AAATGATCCGTTCTGCCACCCCCTTCCCTCTGGTCAGCCTCTTCTTCATGTTCATTGGCTTCATCCTGAGCAACATCGGCCACATCCGGCCTCACAGGACCATCCTTGCCTTTGTCTCAGGGATATTCTTCATCCTGTCAG GTCTGTCTCTGGTGGTGGGGCTGGTCCTCTACATATCCAGCATTAACGATGAGATGCTGAACAGGACCAAGGACTCAGAAACATTCTTCAATTACAAATATGGCTGGTCCTTTGCCTTCTCTGCCATCTCATTCCTTCTCACAGAG AGTGCCGGGGTGATGTCTGTTTACCTCTTCATGAAGCGCTACACGGCCGAGGATCTCTACAGACCCCACCCCGGCTTCTACCGCCCCCGACTCAGCAACTGCTCCGACTTTTCGGGGCAATTCCTGCACCCAGATGCCTGGGCACGGGGTCGGAGCCCCTCAGATATCTCCAGTGAAGCCTCTCTGCAGATGAACACCAGCTACCCAGCTCTGCTCAAGTGCCCCGACTACGACCAAATGTCCTCCTCCCCGTGCTGA